The sequence below is a genomic window from Monodelphis domestica isolate mMonDom1 chromosome 2, mMonDom1.pri, whole genome shotgun sequence.
AAATGTTTCACTTATGTGGCACTGTGTGACGCTCTGAAAAAAATAAGGCGTTACTGAGAAAATATGGTCTCCTTACCCAAAGATAagttccccttgtcccctccagAGCCTGGCTTGTGGTGAGCAATTAAAAGGCACTGATTGTCTTGCAACAGCTGCTGCTGCACAAAGCAAGAATGCCACATTTCAATCTCCTTCAGGTGGCTGGGGATATCGGCGTTGAAGATGATCACGACCCCATGAGAGTCCTTCATGAGGGCAGGCCAGCA
It includes:
- the IFT22 gene encoding intraflagellar transport protein 22 homolog isoform X2, whose protein sequence is MKDSHGVVIIFNADIPSHLKEIEMWHSCFVQQQLLQDNQCLLIAHHKPGSGGDKGNLSLAAPLNKLKLVHSNLEEEPEEIRTEFIKYLKSIVSSVSESRDREEMSIIT